One window of Methanobacterium alkalithermotolerans genomic DNA carries:
- a CDS encoding pyridoxamine 5'-phosphate oxidase family protein, whose product MSLYKIPLMEKEEYDEVIKSNFMSRIAFNGEYPYIAPFLYVFDEKYIYFLSTKYGKKIQRLQDNPKVAVEIEEYTPDLSEYKFVSLRGRIEEETDPHKKKEIRSKFAELIKDRELSKKIMAALGHDPDDPLACLVEMECSFVWKLVDVKEIIALKN is encoded by the coding sequence GTGAGTCTGTATAAAATACCCTTAATGGAAAAAGAAGAGTACGATGAAGTTATTAAATCCAATTTTATGAGTAGAATTGCATTTAATGGAGAATACCCGTATATAGCCCCTTTTTTATATGTTTTTGATGAAAAGTATATTTATTTTTTATCCACCAAGTATGGTAAAAAAATTCAGCGCTTGCAGGATAATCCGAAAGTGGCAGTAGAAATAGAGGAATATACTCCAGATTTATCAGAATATAAGTTTGTTTCACTTAGGGGACGTATTGAAGAAGAAACTGACCCTCATAAAAAAAAAGAAATACGTTCCAAGTTTGCAGAGCTAATTAAAGATAGAGAGCTTTCTAAAAAAATTATGGCTGCCCTGGGACATGACCCGGATGACCCTCTAGCCTGCCTGGTGGAAATGGAATGCTCCTTTGTGTGGAAACTTGTAGATGTAAAAGAAATTATCGCCTTAAAAAATTAG